The region CACCGGTGACTGAGTGAAACCTTGCGCCGGAGCTGACGAATAAAGGGAAAACAGATATTTCGAAATAAAGCCAGTTAATATTATCTTTCCTGGAGGCAACACGTGCTTCCGCgaagagaaatataaaaatatgcacgaatgcattttttttagaaGTTCCCAGGGTTGCACAATTTGTGCGATTTCAGTGGTTAAACCGGGCACCTGTGCGTCGgggtgatttattattttattttttttgtctatacaaaaaaaaaaaaaagatctacatTCTGGGCTCGGTGTTGCGAGGTTGTCAAAGTCAGTGTACGCTTCTGACGCCTTGGAGAAAATCGTAGTCTACGTGTGGCGCGCGCTGATTGCTCGGTAGGCGTCGGGCGCGCGCTCTGTCACCGGGCGGGCGGAGTTCCCGGCGCGTCGCGCGCTTCAAAGCACAAGCTCTGAGAAAAAGCCGCGGGACTTTTCCGAAACGCAGTCTTTCCAGTGCCAGTGCGCTCATGAGCTGGGCAGTGCGTACGCCAGTCACACGAAACGTTAAGACACAACTACTTACAAACAGCCTGACAAAATATGGATACGTTAACCGGCGGATACTGAATTTCCTAAATACATTTGGTGAAGTGCAGGAAAACGAGCTGTGAAGAGAATGAGTGTAAGAACACACATGCCATAGAACTCATTCAGCAAGGACTGGTGGTCTGGGAACCCTcgtgcactttttttttgtttgctttttggtTTTCCTCGCAATGCTGGTTCGCCGTAGTGCCACGGTTTCGTGCGCTCGTGCTCCAAGGCGCGGATACAAGCGCGTGGACAGCGAGGAGACCGCAGCCAAGAGCCCGAGACTGAGCGAATGTGCAGGAGGAGACACGGCTCTTTTTCTGGCCGCATCCCCGGTGTTTCCGCGCAGCGGGAGCGCAGAGTCTGTGTGCGGGGCCGCGGGGCCGTCCCGCATCGGCCAGTTCTTACTGCTGCCCTCCGTGGACCCGAGCGCTGCACAAAGCGCGTGGGACATGGACACCGGCGAGGAGCTCGTGTGCAAGGTATGCGATCTTAACACCGGTCCGGTTTTAACGCACGAGTCAACTGTTTATGTCGCTTCTACTAATATAAGTCATTCATTCAGTGCATAAAGTCTATTAATCCATAGCGAAATTAGAACAATAGAAATGTGGATTTGCAACTGATGCAGAGGATTAAATACCAAGCAGCACCTTTCTAGAACAAATTGTGCTATGCATCATTCAAAGATGCTGGACCAAGGAAAAAACAATACTTAACGTAGATATTATGAACGGTGCGTAAGTAATACAAAGAAATTGCTGTAGTTTGTTTGTCATGACATGGAAACAAACGAGATTCAACAAAGCAACCACAGAAACAATCCAGTGGAGCGTCTGGTATTGCGCAAGATGGTCAGAGTACACAATCAAATCATTCTGCATTTATTCCTGTTCATCATCTGCATACAGCAGCCTTCTACAGTATCTGAGTATCAATACAGCATCATATCGCAATAATGACTGCAGCACTCCAAGTGGATGAATAAGTATGAAGCTGAATAAGAGCCTACAGGCTCTTCAGGGCattgagtcagtgagtcataTGGTCAGACTGAATGAATATTTGAGCTGTTGGCTTTTCAATGACAACGTTTCTTTTTTCAGACATGAAATTTGACAGCACTCATTTCTAACTCTTCCATCATCATTCAAAACAGTTCCACCAAGCAGTTTCCTTTCTTATCTTATTACTACAGAATTTGGTCCTCATACAggctgataataataataaaggataataataatattgcatATATTTCGCATTATGCAGAAATAAATTCGATAACGTAACGTTTGTTTTACGAATCACAAGATACGGAAATGCTTTTATTGTGACGTAAAGCAaaacagcaaaatgtaaaaagtattCTGTATGCTGCAGGTGTTTGATATGGGCCAGTACCAAGAGAAGATCAGAGCTTACAGCGTGCTGCCAAGACATAGGAATATCGGCCAGATCAAAGACATTATCCTCGGGGAACGCAAGGCCTATGTATTTCAAGAGAAGGACTATGGCGACATGCATACTTTTGTGAAGAGCTGCAAGCGTCTGCCTGAAGAGCAAGCCTCAAAGCTCTTTTATCAGATAGCCTCCGCAGTGGCTCACTGCCACCAGAATAGCATAGTGCTGGGAGACCTGAAGCTCCGCAAGTTTGTGTTTGCAGATGAGAAAAGGTAAGCAAGCCTatagatttctctctctctctctctctcactctctaagattgtgtgtgtgagagcaagaAAGAGGTGCAAGGACAGGTGGGATCTGTTATTCAGAGAGGTGTCAGTTCTGTTTTCACTCAGCTCTCACTTCCTTCTGTCTTTTTCACACACTGCAGGTGTCTTTCAGCAGATGTAGCT is a window of Tachysurus vachellii isolate PV-2020 chromosome 3, HZAU_Pvac_v1, whole genome shotgun sequence DNA encoding:
- the trib1 gene encoding tribbles homolog 1, producing the protein MLVRRSATVSCARAPRRGYKRVDSEETAAKSPRLSECAGGDTALFLAASPVFPRSGSAESVCGAAGPSRIGQFLLLPSVDPSAAQSAWDMDTGEELVCKVFDMGQYQEKIRAYSVLPRHRNIGQIKDIILGERKAYVFQEKDYGDMHTFVKSCKRLPEEQASKLFYQIASAVAHCHQNSIVLGDLKLRKFVFADEKRTLLKLGGLEDCRILSGEDDSVSDTHGCPAYVSPEILSGGGSYSGKRADAWSLGIMLYTMLAGRYPFHDSDPATLFSKIRRGAYGLPEGLSARARCLVQSLLRREPSERLSAADVLLHPWFRSGTEHDVDEQEVGLAEQRVPHVHVELNEYLFC